A window of the Fundulus heteroclitus isolate FHET01 unplaced genomic scaffold, MU-UCD_Fhet_4.1 scaffold_318, whole genome shotgun sequence genome harbors these coding sequences:
- the lnx1 gene encoding E3 ubiquitin-protein ligase LNX isoform X2 — MKALLLLVLPWLSPANYTDNLGNLHILYSELCKGASHYGLSADRKRRSQEGECTDSTSELTVATLPNDGPTSAAVALLSDEPGLVNPAFDPSMEDNSQSGSMTSLAARSSSKKIRNFDRSSVRSRSFRRLNRAFSVLRRTKSGTAVSNETSEERDNARNSSVPPEVLALPQLHHLIPDGELTSIKITRQDPSDPLAISIVGGNETPLVRILIQDIYREGVIARDGRLLPGDMILKVNGIDISNVPHHFAVTTLRQPCQLLRLTVLREQRHRYRSHSHGHTPGAGVHQSAGQPNYPMRDDGVHAALNGHSNGAGVHPSLGQPHYPVRDDSIHVVLKKSLPDEQLGIKLVRRAEEHGVYIFHLLEGGLAARDGQLCIGDRVLAINGHDLRYGAPEHAALLIQASEQRVHFIVSRQICLPTPDILQEGPWGMDGPPPYSPVDMEQTLLDSCQKPTCYEKTVTLTKEPYDSLGMTVAGGMSSRGWDLPIYVTNVDPDGVVGREGSIRKGDILLNVNGMDLTGVTRGEAVANLKNTSSPVVLKVLEMGPPEDSLQEYPLPPCLTPSPTDSTKSPLPNDDYSPLWVSWLQLPRHLYCCKDIVLRRNTSGSLGFSIVGGQEEVNCNQSFFIRSIVEGTPAYNDGRIRCGDVLLEVNGKSTWGMTHTALVRLLKELRGRITLTIVSWPGSLL; from the exons ATGAAGGCTCTgttgctgctggttctgcccTGGCTCAGCCCGGCCAACTACACAGACAATTTGGGCAACCTGCACATCCTCTATTCTGAACT GTGTAAAGGGGCCTCCCACTATGGACTCTCGGCAGACAGGAAGCGGCGCTCGCAGGAGGGGGAGTGCACAGACAGCACGTCAGAACTCACCGTCGCCACGCTGCCCAACGACGGACCCACCTCCGCCGCCGTGGCTCTGCTCTCAGACGAACCCGGTCTGGTCAACCCGGCCTTCGACCCCAGCATGGAGGACAACAGTCAGTCAGGCAGCATGACCAGCCTGGCGGCTCGCAGCAGCAGCAAGAAGA TCAGAAATTTTGACCGGTCTTCGGTGAGGAGCCGCTCCTTCAGGAGGTTGAACCGGGCGTTCAGCGTCCTGCGGAGGACCAAGAGCGGCACCGCCGTCAGCAATGAGACATCCGAGGAGCGAGACAACGCCAGGAATTCCAGCGTGCCACCAGAAG TGCTGGCTCTTCCTCAGCTGCATCACTTGATCCCTGATGGAGAACTCACCAGTATTAAGATCACGCGACAGGATCCCTCAGACCCGCTGGCCATCAGCATCGTCGGCGGCAACGAGACCCCTCTGGTTCGCATCCTCATCCAGGACATCTACAGAGAGGGTGTCATCGCTCGGGATGGTCGGTTGTTGCCCGGCGACATGATTCTTAAG GTCAACGGCATCGACATCAGCAACGTGCCTCACCACTTTGCCGTGACCACTCTCAGACAGCCGTGCCAGCTCCTGCGGCTCACCGTGCTCAGAGAGCAGCGGCACCGCTACCGTTCGCACTCGCACGGCCACACTCCGGGCGCCGGGGTCCACCAGTCCGCCGGACAACCCAACTACCCGATGAGAGACGACGGCGTTCACGCGGCCCTGAACGGCCACAGCAACGGAGCCGGGGTCCACCCGTCTCTCGGCCAGCCCCACTATCCGGTGAGAGACGACAGCATTCACGTGGTGCTGAAAAAGAGCCTTCCGGATGAACAGCTGGGGATCAAGCTGGTGCGGCGAGCAGAGGAGCACGGGGTCTATATCTTTCACCTGCTGGAGGGCGGCCTTGCCGCACGTGATGGACAGCTGTGCATAGGCGACCGCGTGCTGGCCATCAACGGACACGACCTTCGTTACGGGGCGCCGGAGCACGCCGCTTTGCTCATCCAG GCAAGCGAGCAGCGTGTGCACTTCATCGTATCTCGTCAGATCTGCCTGCCCACCCCAGACATCCTACAAGAAGGACCGTGGGGCATGGATGGCCCCCCACCATACTCCCCTGTGGATATGGAGCAAACGCTTCTG GACTCATGTCAGAAGCCCACATGCTACGAGAAGACAGTGACACTAACCAAGGAGCCGTACGACTCCCTGGGAATGACGGTGGCGGGTGGAATGTCCAGCCGAGGATGGGACCTTCCCATCTACGTTACAAATGTGGACCCGGACGGAGTCGTGGGACGGGAGGGATCCATTCGCAAAG GGGACATTTTGCTGAACGTGAACGGCATGGATTTGACGGGGGTGACCCGAGGCGAGGCCGTGGCCAACTTGAAGAACACCTCCTCTCCGGTTGTGCTCAAGGTGCTGGAGATGGGCCCCCCGGAGGACAGCCTGCAGGAGTACCCATTGCCGCCTTGTCTCACGCCGTCCCCCACAGACAGCACCAAGAGCCCGCTACCGAACGACGACTACTCCCCGCTGTGGGTTTCATGGCTCCAGCTGCCCAG ACACCTCTACTGCTGCAAAGACATCGTGCTGCGGCGGAACACGTCGGGCAGCCTGGGCTTCAGCATCGTGGGAGGTCAGGAGGAGGTCAACTGCAATCAATCCTTTTTTATCCGCTCCATCGTGGAGGGGACGCCGGCCTACAACGACGGCAGGATAAG GTGTGGGGACGTCTTGCTTGAGGTGAACGGGAAGAGCACATGGGGGATGACGCACACGGCACTGGTCCGCCTCTTGAAGGAGCTGCGGGGCAGAATCACCCTGACCATCGTGTCTTGGCCGGGCAGCCTGCTGTAA